From Candidatus Neomarinimicrobiota bacterium, one genomic window encodes:
- a CDS encoding isocitrate/isopropylmalate family dehydrogenase: MSKRTIVSMPGDGIGKPVLDETIRVLDAAGFEANYVEGDIGWEFWRSEGNPLPQRTLDLIAEHKIGLFGAITSKPKDEAFEELSPELKEKGLVYSSPIVGLRQHFGLDICLRPCRTYKGNPLNFIRRAADGGVDEPEVDVAIFRQNTEGLYGGVEWSNPPAQVHDALMTHPKFVSNFGDTPIEEVSVSTRIFTKKATERILRAAFEHARKYDYKSVTVCEKPNVIRETSGMMYKMAQQIQKDDFPGIELWNTNIDAQMMWLTKNPENYGVIVAGNMFGDIVSDGFAGLIGGLGFACSAQYNPETGIGVFEPTHGSAPKYADYPTSIVNPIAMVESACMMLDFIDEQEIATKIRKAVAEVVSEGKVRTYDMAKMTGKADVVEKGAASTVEMADAIIAKL; encoded by the coding sequence GTGTCAAAAAGAACAATCGTAAGTATGCCCGGTGATGGGATTGGAAAACCTGTTTTAGATGAAACCATTCGCGTCCTGGATGCAGCTGGATTTGAAGCAAACTATGTAGAAGGTGATATTGGTTGGGAGTTTTGGCGGAGTGAAGGAAATCCACTTCCTCAGCGTACTTTAGACCTCATTGCTGAACATAAAATCGGCTTATTTGGTGCTATTACATCCAAGCCTAAAGATGAAGCCTTTGAAGAACTTTCACCTGAGTTAAAGGAAAAGGGGTTGGTTTACTCAAGTCCCATCGTTGGATTGAGACAGCATTTTGGTCTGGATATTTGCTTACGTCCCTGTCGCACCTACAAGGGTAATCCCCTGAACTTTATTCGCCGAGCAGCTGATGGTGGTGTGGATGAACCAGAAGTTGATGTGGCCATTTTCCGTCAGAATACTGAAGGTCTTTATGGTGGCGTAGAGTGGAGCAATCCACCAGCCCAGGTGCATGATGCTTTGATGACCCACCCTAAATTTGTATCAAACTTTGGCGATACACCCATTGAAGAAGTCTCTGTTTCGACCAGGATCTTCACCAAGAAAGCAACTGAGCGTATCTTGCGGGCAGCCTTTGAACACGCCAGGAAATACGACTATAAATCCGTTACGGTTTGTGAAAAACCCAATGTGATCCGCGAGACATCCGGTATGATGTACAAGATGGCTCAACAGATACAGAAAGATGACTTCCCGGGAATTGAACTATGGAATACCAACATTGATGCGCAAATGATGTGGTTGACCAAGAATCCTGAAAATTATGGTGTCATTGTTGCTGGAAACATGTTCGGTGATATTGTTTCTGATGGGTTTGCCGGTTTGATCGGTGGACTGGGCTTCGCCTGTAGTGCTCAATACAATCCTGAAACGGGCATTGGTGTCTTTGAGCCAACGCACGGATCAGCACCGAAATATGCTGATTATCCCACATCCATTGTGAATCCTATTGCCATGGTTGAATCCGCCTGCATGATGCTGGACTTTATTGATGAGCAGGAAATTGCCACCAAGATCCGTAAAGCCGTTGCTGAAGTTGTATCAGAAGGAAAAGTACGGACCTACGATATGGCCAAGATGACTGGCAAAGCAGATGTGGTTGAAAAAGGCGCTGCCTCAACTGTTGAAATGGCAGATGCCATCATAGCAAAACTTTAA
- a CDS encoding GxxExxY protein, translating to MVFRDKKLVHEDLTYKIIGCAFEVHKELGPGFLESAYEAAMKIELKADNLEVISQKQFPLIYKGVKIKDFFCDLVVEDKVIVELKAISRITDIERAQLLNYLKVTGIKVGLIINFGQTSLKHVRMVL from the coding sequence ATGGTTTTTAGAGACAAGAAACTTGTACACGAGGATTTGACATATAAGATTATAGGTTGTGCATTTGAAGTTCATAAGGAGCTGGGTCCTGGTTTTCTGGAGTCGGCTTATGAAGCTGCAATGAAAATCGAGTTGAAAGCTGATAATCTTGAAGTGATATCTCAGAAACAATTTCCCTTGATCTATAAAGGGGTCAAGATTAAAGATTTTTTCTGTGATCTGGTTGTTGAAGACAAGGTAATTGTAGAACTGAAAGCGATCTCAAGAATAACTGATATTGAGAGAGCCCAATTGCTCAATTATTTAAAAGTTACAGGTATTAAAGTTGGCTTGATAATAAATTTTGGACAAACCTCACTTAAACATGTGCGTATGGTATTATAG